From a region of the Agrobacterium tumefaciens genome:
- a CDS encoding murein transglycosylase A → MKTPSAEFSVEEVSFGDLPQWQNDDPRELFSAMRRILGHLRTAKPYRTGELGLSADDLIALLETAKDADPKDASEARRFFEDNCRPFRISQNGGKTGFVTAFYEPELQVSAVPDDVWKYPIYRRPADLIDIDDKNRPEGFDPYYAFGHQDGGGISYFADRRAIDEGCLEGRGLEIAWAKSKVDLFFVHVQGAARLVYPDGQIRRVTYAAKAGHPFSPIGRLLLDRGELDPKTISMQTIRAWLADHPGQVDEVLWHNRSYIFFREADVTDFDLGPVAAAKVPLVAGRSLAVDRLIHTFGFPFYIHAPTLTHLDAEKPFARLMLALDTGSAIVGPARGDIFTGSGFDAGELAGTVRNDADFYILMPRAAAERYRG, encoded by the coding sequence ATGAAAACGCCATCGGCCGAGTTTTCCGTCGAGGAGGTCTCTTTCGGCGATCTGCCGCAATGGCAGAATGACGATCCGCGCGAACTTTTTTCTGCGATGCGCAGAATTCTCGGGCACCTGCGGACCGCTAAACCTTACCGGACGGGAGAACTTGGCCTTTCGGCTGATGACCTCATTGCTTTATTGGAAACAGCCAAAGATGCTGATCCAAAAGATGCCAGTGAAGCGCGCCGGTTTTTCGAAGACAATTGTCGACCGTTTCGCATTTCGCAAAACGGCGGGAAGACAGGATTCGTAACTGCATTTTACGAGCCTGAGCTGCAGGTTTCGGCTGTCCCGGATGACGTCTGGAAATATCCGATATATCGCAGACCGGCCGATCTCATTGACATTGACGACAAAAATCGCCCGGAAGGTTTCGATCCTTATTACGCCTTCGGGCATCAGGATGGCGGCGGTATTTCCTATTTTGCCGATCGCCGGGCGATCGATGAAGGGTGTCTTGAGGGGCGGGGACTTGAGATTGCCTGGGCGAAATCCAAGGTCGACCTTTTTTTTGTCCACGTACAGGGCGCTGCACGGCTGGTATATCCCGACGGACAGATAAGGCGCGTGACCTATGCCGCAAAGGCCGGACATCCGTTCTCGCCGATAGGAAGACTTCTTCTCGATCGGGGAGAGCTGGATCCGAAAACCATCTCGATGCAGACAATCCGGGCATGGCTCGCCGATCATCCTGGTCAGGTTGACGAGGTGCTGTGGCATAACCGGTCCTACATCTTCTTCCGCGAAGCCGATGTGACCGACTTCGATCTGGGGCCGGTTGCCGCTGCAAAGGTTCCGCTCGTTGCTGGCCGCTCGCTCGCTGTCGACCGGCTAATCCATACGTTCGGGTTTCCGTTTTACATTCATGCGCCCACTTTGACGCACCTCGATGCTGAGAAACCCTTTGCGCGGCTAATGCTGGCGCTCGATACGGGATCGGCAATTGTCGGTCCGGCCCGCGGGGATATTTTCACGGGTTCCGGCTTCGATGCGGGTGAGCTGGCTGGAACGGTGCGCAACGACGCCGATTTTTATATATTGATGCCACGCGCGGCGGCGGAGAGGTATCGGGGATGA
- a CDS encoding Tim44 domain-containing protein: MNFSDFITLFFLVAAVLIFLQLRSVLGRRTGNEKPPFDPYSPRDVAKGATSDDNKVVTLPKRGEGDEETRFSEVDAMAPSGSALNSALRDLMGKDASFSPKEFLNGARMAYEMIVMAFADGDRKTLKNLLSKEVFEGFDAAISEREARGEVVKSTFVGIEKADITQALVRDSEAQITIRIVSQLISATYDKDGKLTDGDPESVAEVDDIWTFSRDTRSRDPNWKLIATESEQ, translated from the coding sequence ATGAACTTTAGCGACTTTATCACTTTGTTTTTCCTCGTGGCAGCGGTGCTGATCTTTCTTCAGTTGCGCAGCGTTCTTGGTCGCCGGACAGGCAATGAAAAGCCACCGTTCGACCCCTATAGCCCTCGTGATGTCGCAAAGGGCGCTACCTCCGACGATAACAAGGTCGTGACCTTGCCGAAGCGCGGAGAAGGCGATGAGGAAACCCGCTTCTCCGAAGTGGACGCCATGGCGCCTTCTGGATCTGCGCTGAACTCGGCTTTGCGTGACTTGATGGGCAAGGATGCATCCTTCAGCCCCAAGGAGTTCCTTAACGGGGCGCGTATGGCCTATGAGATGATTGTCATGGCTTTTGCCGATGGCGATCGCAAGACTCTGAAAAACTTGCTGTCGAAAGAGGTGTTTGAAGGCTTCGATGCCGCCATCTCCGAACGGGAAGCACGCGGAGAGGTGGTCAAGTCTACCTTCGTCGGCATTGAGAAAGCTGATATCACGCAGGCTCTTGTTCGTGATTCCGAGGCACAGATCACCATTCGTATCGTCAGCCAGCTTATTTCTGCCACCTATGACAAGGATGGAAAGCTGACGGACGGTGATCCGGAAAGCGTTGCCGAGGTGGATGACATCTGGACGTTCTCGCGCGACACGCGTTCTCGTGACCCGAACTGGAAACTCATCGCGACTGAATCCGAACAATGA
- the fxsA gene encoding membrane protein FxsA yields MRFSFLPVIVLMMPILEIAGFIIVGKAIGLWLTLALIVFTSFLGLLILRLGGLSMVRNLQDAGRAGRQPADELVNGAMRVIAGILLFLPGFITDIIGLLLLSPAIRRFFWKTFGPRVVVAGSFRQSGFEAGAQSGFRNEPRGAGGSKVVDLGEEEFHRDGPNNSPWSNKPDDRDLPKP; encoded by the coding sequence ATGCGTTTTTCCTTCCTCCCCGTCATCGTTCTGATGATGCCGATCCTCGAGATTGCCGGTTTTATTATCGTCGGCAAGGCCATCGGTCTTTGGCTCACTCTGGCGCTTATCGTTTTTACGTCATTTCTCGGCTTGCTTATCCTGCGTCTGGGCGGGCTCAGCATGGTCAGAAACCTTCAGGATGCCGGACGCGCTGGTCGGCAGCCGGCCGATGAACTGGTGAATGGTGCCATGCGCGTCATCGCTGGCATATTGCTTTTCCTCCCCGGTTTCATCACCGACATTATCGGCTTGCTTCTTCTGTCTCCCGCAATCAGACGGTTTTTCTGGAAGACGTTTGGACCGCGCGTCGTTGTCGCCGGATCTTTTCGTCAATCCGGTTTTGAAGCAGGAGCACAATCCGGTTTTCGCAACGAGCCGAGAGGCGCGGGCGGCTCGAAGGTCGTCGATCTGGGCGAAGAGGAATTTCATCGCGATGGCCCGAACAATTCTCCCTGGTCAAACAAACCCGATGATCGTGATCTGCCCAAACCTTGA
- a CDS encoding Smr/MutS family protein gives MKGSRKLGKDERILWGRVAKTTRPISGKLEDLLAFDDIEEEAPEPVVVEKSKLGFPRMLVENAETPPNAAPAKQRTHHPLEKPVKRKLTRGRLPLEGRIDLHGMIQSEAHAVLLDFLMQAHERGLRHVLVITGKGRSMGSDGALKRAVPMWFSKPEYRYLISSYEDASINHGGEGALYVRLARRRGERS, from the coding sequence ATGAAAGGCAGTCGGAAGCTCGGCAAGGATGAGCGGATTCTCTGGGGGAGAGTGGCAAAAACCACTCGGCCTATCTCAGGCAAGCTCGAAGATTTGCTGGCTTTTGATGATATAGAGGAGGAGGCGCCTGAGCCTGTTGTGGTGGAAAAGAGCAAGCTCGGTTTCCCACGCATGCTGGTGGAAAATGCTGAAACTCCGCCCAATGCAGCACCGGCAAAGCAGAGAACTCATCACCCGCTCGAAAAGCCCGTCAAGCGCAAGCTGACGCGCGGACGATTGCCGTTGGAAGGACGTATCGATCTGCACGGCATGATACAGAGCGAAGCACATGCCGTTCTCTTGGATTTCCTGATGCAGGCGCATGAACGCGGCTTGCGTCATGTACTCGTTATCACCGGTAAGGGGCGTTCAATGGGCAGTGATGGCGCCTTGAAGCGTGCTGTCCCCATGTGGTTCTCGAAACCGGAATACCGCTATTTGATTTCATCCTACGAGGATGCCTCGATCAACCACGGTGGAGAAGGTGCCCTGTACGTCCGGTTGGCGAGACGCCGCGGTGAGAGATCATGA
- a CDS encoding helix-turn-helix transcriptional regulator gives MTPFAEAVRMLRERKGVTQKEMAAAIGVSPAYLSALEHGKRGRPSFDLLQRIAGYFNIIWDEAEDLFFLAGSSHPRIVIDTAGLPPQYTALANQLARDIRKLSPTMIEELTAVLQKSRSCD, from the coding sequence ATGACGCCCTTTGCAGAAGCCGTTCGCATGCTTCGGGAACGCAAGGGTGTGACGCAGAAGGAGATGGCGGCCGCCATCGGTGTTTCGCCTGCTTATCTTTCTGCATTGGAACATGGAAAACGCGGCCGACCGAGCTTCGATCTTCTTCAGCGCATCGCCGGTTACTTCAATATCATCTGGGACGAGGCCGAGGATCTGTTTTTTCTGGCCGGATCGTCCCATCCCCGCATTGTCATCGACACGGCCGGTTTGCCGCCACAATATACCGCTTTGGCCAATCAGCTTGCGCGTGATATACGCAAGCTGTCGCCGACTATGATAGAAGAACTGACGGCGGTGCTGCAAAAAAGCCGTTCTTGCGATTGA